Proteins encoded together in one Mycobacterium sp. MS1601 window:
- a CDS encoding TlyA family RNA methyltransferase gives MARRTRVDAELVRRGLARSRQQAAELIEAGRVLVDGMPATKPATAIALTATLKVEAGERSWVSRGAHKLIGALDAFGLDVSGRRCLDAGASTGGFTEVLLDRGAREVVAVDVGYGQLAWPVRSDERVRVFERTNVRELTPEVIGGTVEAVVADLSFISLSTVLPALTRCSSADADIVPMVKPQFEVGKGQVGAGGVVSDPLLRQSAVLGVARRAAELNWHTVGVVASPLPGPSGNVEYFLWLRSDTDRALRGADLDAAIRTAVDEGPQ, from the coding sequence GTGGCACGGCGCACTCGCGTCGACGCCGAATTGGTTCGTCGCGGCCTGGCCCGGTCCCGTCAGCAGGCAGCTGAGCTCATAGAGGCGGGCCGTGTCCTGGTTGACGGTATGCCAGCCACCAAACCCGCCACGGCTATCGCGCTGACGGCCACACTCAAAGTCGAAGCGGGAGAGCGTAGTTGGGTCTCCCGCGGCGCCCACAAACTGATCGGTGCGCTTGACGCATTCGGCCTCGATGTCAGTGGCCGCCGCTGTCTGGACGCCGGTGCGTCCACCGGGGGATTCACCGAGGTGCTGCTGGATCGCGGGGCCCGCGAAGTGGTGGCCGTCGACGTCGGTTACGGGCAGCTGGCCTGGCCGGTGCGTTCCGATGAGCGAGTCCGGGTGTTCGAGCGCACCAATGTCCGCGAGCTCACCCCGGAGGTCATCGGAGGCACGGTGGAGGCGGTGGTTGCTGATCTGTCGTTCATCTCGTTGTCCACTGTGTTGCCCGCGCTGACCCGGTGTTCGTCGGCCGACGCCGATATCGTTCCCATGGTGAAGCCCCAGTTCGAGGTGGGTAAGGGCCAGGTCGGTGCCGGTGGAGTGGTGTCGGATCCGCTGCTGCGTCAGTCCGCGGTGCTCGGTGTCGCACGCCGGGCAGCGGAGCTGAACTGGCACACCGTGGGGGTGGTGGCGAGTCCGCTGCCAGGACCATCTGGCAACGTGGAGTACTTCCTGTGGCTGCGCAGCGACACCGACCGCGCTTTGCGCGGTGCCGATCTGGACGCAGCCATCCGCACAGCCGTCGACGAGGGGCCGCAATGA
- a CDS encoding NAD kinase, with protein sequence MTCDRTILLVVHTGRPEATEVARRVEKVMGEHGIGLKMLSAEAVDRGSLHLNPDDMRALGVEIEVVDADENAAAGCEMVLVLGGDGTFLRAAELARNVDIPVLGVNLGRIGFLAEAEADNLDSVLDHVIQRNYRVETRMTLDVAIRVDGEIVERGWALNEASLEKSPRLGVLGVVVEIDGRPVSSFGCDGVLIATPTGSTAYAFSSGGPVVWPDLEAILVVPNNAHALFARPMVTSPNATIAVEIESTGYDALVFCDGRRQMKLPAGGRLEATRCGTPVKWVRLDSAPFTDRLVRKFRLPVTGWRGQ encoded by the coding sequence ATGACGTGCGACCGCACGATCCTGCTGGTGGTACACACCGGCCGACCAGAAGCCACCGAGGTGGCCCGCCGGGTCGAAAAGGTGATGGGTGAGCACGGCATCGGACTGAAGATGCTGTCCGCCGAAGCCGTCGACCGCGGAAGCCTGCACCTCAATCCCGACGACATGCGCGCACTCGGGGTCGAGATAGAGGTGGTCGACGCCGACGAGAACGCGGCTGCGGGCTGCGAGATGGTGCTGGTGCTCGGTGGCGACGGCACCTTCCTGCGTGCCGCCGAACTGGCCCGCAACGTGGACATACCGGTGCTTGGGGTGAACCTGGGTCGCATCGGCTTCCTCGCCGAGGCCGAGGCCGACAACCTCGACTCCGTCCTGGACCATGTGATCCAGCGCAACTACCGGGTGGAGACGCGGATGACGCTTGACGTCGCGATCCGGGTGGACGGCGAGATCGTCGAGCGTGGCTGGGCCTTGAACGAAGCCAGCTTGGAGAAGAGTCCGCGCCTGGGCGTGCTGGGTGTGGTCGTCGAGATCGACGGCCGCCCGGTGTCGTCGTTCGGTTGCGACGGCGTGCTCATCGCCACGCCCACCGGCTCCACCGCCTATGCGTTCTCGTCGGGTGGCCCGGTGGTGTGGCCGGACCTCGAGGCCATCCTGGTGGTGCCCAACAACGCACACGCACTGTTCGCCCGTCCCATGGTCACCAGCCCCAATGCCACCATCGCCGTCGAGATCGAATCCACCGGCTATGACGCGCTGGTGTTCTGCGACGGGCGCAGACAGATGAAGCTGCCCGCAGGTGGGCGGCTGGAGGCCACCCGTTGCGGCACCCCGGTCAAGTGGGTGCGCCTCGACAGTGCCCCGTTCACCGACCGGCTGGTGCGCAAGTTCCGCCTGCCGGTCACCGGCTGGCGCGGGCAGTAG
- the recN gene encoding DNA repair protein RecN, whose product MLAEIRIQALGAISAANAEFDRGLTVLTGETGTGKTMVVTGLHLLGGARADANRVRSGAEKAVVEGRFTTVELDASLTSEIDEILESSGSERDDDGSVIALRSVSREGPSRAYLGGRSVPAKSLSTFTTQLLTLHGQNDQLRLMRPDEQRGALDRFADVDAKLEKYRTLRQQWLAARRDLLERTDRARDLAQEADRLQFALNEIDTVDPQSGEDEALVADIRRLSELDALREAAATARAALSGVLDDADGGSEVSATSAIGAAVSALDSCDDAALQALGRQLAEALTVVGDVSREIGGILSGLPTDASTLESKLARQAELRSLTRKYAADVDGVLSWAAESRARLSQLDVSEEALAELGTKVDELAAKVAKAAADLSAVRTKAAKGLAKAVTAELAGLAMTNAEFTITVSPLPAREDDTAPVTLASGQRVHAGSHGVDLVEFGFTAHRGGNVLPLGKSASGGELSRVMLALEVVLAASAEGTTMVFDEVDAGVGGRAAVQIGRRLARLARTHQVIVVTHLPQVAAYADTHLVVAPLGKNGTSGVQRLGDDDRVAELARMLAGLGETDTGRAHAKELLEAARRDREDAT is encoded by the coding sequence GTGCTGGCCGAGATTCGCATTCAGGCTCTGGGCGCCATCAGCGCGGCCAACGCCGAGTTCGACCGTGGCCTGACGGTGCTCACCGGTGAGACCGGCACCGGCAAGACCATGGTGGTGACGGGCCTGCACCTGCTCGGGGGAGCCCGCGCTGATGCCAACCGCGTGCGCTCGGGTGCCGAGAAGGCCGTGGTCGAAGGCCGCTTCACCACTGTGGAGCTGGACGCGTCGTTGACCTCCGAGATCGACGAGATCCTGGAATCGTCGGGGTCCGAGCGTGATGACGACGGCAGTGTCATTGCCCTGCGGTCGGTCAGTCGCGAAGGCCCGTCTCGGGCGTACCTCGGCGGGCGCAGTGTCCCGGCGAAATCGTTGAGCACCTTCACCACCCAACTGTTGACGCTGCACGGCCAGAACGACCAGCTGCGGCTGATGCGCCCCGACGAGCAGCGCGGTGCCCTGGACCGTTTCGCCGACGTCGACGCCAAGCTGGAGAAGTACCGGACGCTGCGCCAGCAGTGGCTGGCGGCACGTCGTGATCTCCTCGAACGCACCGACCGGGCCCGAGATCTGGCACAGGAGGCCGATCGCCTGCAGTTTGCGCTCAACGAAATCGACACCGTGGACCCGCAGTCCGGCGAGGACGAGGCGTTGGTGGCCGATATCCGGCGGCTCTCTGAACTGGACGCGCTGCGGGAAGCCGCCGCGACGGCGCGGGCGGCGTTGTCGGGGGTTCTCGACGATGCCGACGGTGGCAGCGAAGTGTCGGCCACCAGCGCCATCGGTGCGGCGGTCAGTGCCCTGGACTCCTGCGACGATGCCGCACTGCAGGCGTTGGGCCGTCAGCTCGCCGAAGCGCTGACCGTGGTGGGTGACGTGTCCCGCGAGATCGGTGGGATCCTGTCGGGGCTGCCCACCGACGCCAGCACCTTGGAGTCGAAACTGGCTCGTCAGGCCGAGCTGAGGTCGCTGACCCGCAAGTACGCCGCCGACGTCGACGGCGTGCTGAGCTGGGCGGCCGAGTCCCGGGCTCGGTTGTCGCAGCTCGACGTGTCCGAGGAAGCTTTGGCCGAGCTGGGCACGAAGGTGGACGAGTTGGCCGCCAAGGTGGCCAAGGCCGCCGCCGATCTGAGCGCGGTCCGCACCAAGGCCGCCAAAGGACTGGCCAAGGCGGTCACCGCTGAGCTGGCCGGACTGGCGATGACCAATGCCGAGTTCACCATCACGGTCTCGCCGCTGCCGGCTCGCGAGGACGACACCGCTCCGGTGACCCTGGCTTCGGGGCAGAGAGTTCACGCCGGATCACACGGCGTCGATCTGGTGGAGTTCGGGTTCACCGCACACAGGGGCGGCAACGTCCTGCCGTTGGGCAAGAGCGCCTCCGGAGGTGAACTATCCCGGGTGATGCTTGCACTGGAGGTGGTACTGGCCGCCTCCGCTGAAGGCACCACGATGGTGTTCGACGAAGTGGATGCCGGTGTGGGCGGGCGGGCTGCCGTACAGATCGGGCGCAGGCTGGCGAGGCTGGCTCGTACCCACCAGGTCATCGTCGTCACGCACCTGCCGCAGGTGGCGGCCTACGCCGACACCCACCTGGTGGTGGCGCCGCTGGGCAAGAACGGCACCAGCGGTGTGCAGCGGCTGGGCGACGACGACCGGGTAGCCGAACTGGCGCGGATGCTGGCGGGTCTGGGGGAGACGGACACCGGCCGAGCGCACGCCAAGGAACTCCTCGAGGCCGCACGGCGGGATCGCGAGGACGCCACGTAG
- the steA gene encoding putative cytokinetic ring protein SteA: MRMAALLSRNGSSRPGVMGTARVDRDIDRLLRRVEPGDIVVLDVLDLDRATADALVDANIAGVVNASPSISGRYPNLGPEVLVGNGITLIDETGPDVFKKIKDGAKIRLHNGGVYAGDRRLALGAERSDEDINEMMHEAKSGLVAHLEAFAGNTIEFIRSESPLLIDGIGIPDIDVDLRRRHVVVVAEEPCAAEDLKALKPFIKEYQPVLIGVGTGADLIRKAGYRPQLIVGDPEQISADALKSGAQVVLPADADGHAQGLERIQDLGVGAMTFPAAGSAADLALLLADHHGAALIVTAGHTASIEEFFDRTRQRTNPSTFLTRLKVGEKLVDAKAVATLYRSRISGGSIAMLVLAMLVAVIVALMVSQTDAVVIDWVVQYWHKFSQWVQHWVTS, translated from the coding sequence ATGCGGATGGCAGCGCTTCTCTCACGTAACGGCAGCTCCCGACCTGGCGTCATGGGTACCGCCCGTGTCGACCGCGACATCGACCGACTGCTGCGGCGAGTCGAGCCCGGGGACATCGTTGTCCTCGACGTCCTCGATCTCGACCGCGCCACCGCCGACGCCCTCGTGGACGCCAACATCGCCGGCGTCGTCAACGCATCACCGTCCATCTCGGGCCGTTACCCCAATCTCGGCCCCGAGGTGTTGGTGGGCAACGGCATCACCTTGATCGACGAGACCGGCCCCGACGTCTTCAAGAAGATCAAGGACGGCGCCAAGATCCGGCTGCACAACGGTGGCGTGTACGCCGGCGACCGTCGGCTGGCGCTCGGTGCCGAACGGTCCGACGAAGACATCAACGAGATGATGCACGAGGCCAAGAGTGGTCTGGTGGCACACCTGGAAGCATTCGCGGGCAATACCATCGAATTCATCCGCAGTGAGAGCCCGCTGCTGATCGACGGCATCGGAATCCCCGACATCGACGTGGACCTGCGCCGCCGCCATGTCGTAGTGGTGGCGGAAGAGCCTTGTGCCGCTGAGGATCTCAAAGCGCTGAAGCCATTCATCAAGGAGTACCAGCCGGTGCTGATCGGCGTCGGCACGGGTGCCGACCTGATTCGCAAGGCCGGTTATCGCCCGCAGCTGATCGTCGGCGATCCCGAGCAGATCAGCGCTGATGCACTGAAGTCCGGCGCCCAGGTGGTGCTGCCCGCAGACGCCGACGGACATGCACAGGGCCTCGAGCGCATCCAGGATCTCGGTGTCGGAGCCATGACCTTCCCCGCCGCCGGCTCGGCTGCCGATCTGGCGCTGCTGTTGGCCGATCACCATGGTGCCGCGTTGATCGTCACCGCCGGGCACACGGCCAGCATCGAAGAGTTCTTCGACCGGACCCGGCAGCGCACCAACCCGTCGACCTTCCTGACCCGTCTGAAGGTGGGGGAGAAGCTGGTGGACGCCAAGGCCGTCGCGACGCTGTACCGCAGCCGGATCTCCGGCGGCTCGATCGCGATGCTGGTGCTCGCGATGCTGGTGGCCGTCATCGTCGCGCTGATGGTGTCGCAGACCGACGCCGTGGTCATCGACTGGGTGGTGCAGTACTGGCACAAGTTCTCGCAGTGGGTTCAGCACTGGGTGACCTCGTGA
- a CDS encoding copper transporter — MITLRSHAISLAAVFLALAIGVVLGSGLLSDTLLSGLRDEKRDLHGQINELTDEKNVLNERLSAANDFDTQVAGRIVGAALAEKSVVLFRTPDADDGDVDAVARIIGQAGGTVTATLELTQEFVDANSAEKLRTVVGSSVLPAGTQLSSTLVDQGSQAGDLLGIALLTPRDPAAPRVNDEQRETVLASLRETGFLSYPDGAIGAADAAVVVTGAGLGDDAGNQGATVARFAAALAPHGSGVVLAGRDGSASGTAAVAVVRSDPSLNAVVSTVDDVGVESGRITTVLGVQDLAAGGKPGQYGVGQGATAVTVTQ; from the coding sequence GTGATCACCCTGCGCTCACATGCCATCTCGCTGGCCGCGGTGTTCCTGGCGCTGGCCATCGGGGTGGTGCTGGGGTCGGGTCTGTTGTCCGACACGCTGCTCTCTGGTTTGCGGGATGAGAAGCGGGACCTGCACGGCCAGATCAACGAGCTCACCGACGAGAAGAATGTGCTGAACGAGAGGCTCAGTGCTGCAAACGATTTCGATACGCAGGTAGCTGGGCGCATCGTCGGCGCCGCACTGGCCGAGAAGTCTGTGGTGCTGTTTCGTACCCCGGATGCCGACGACGGCGACGTCGATGCGGTGGCGCGGATCATCGGTCAGGCCGGGGGCACCGTCACCGCCACGCTCGAACTCACCCAGGAGTTCGTCGACGCCAACTCGGCCGAGAAACTACGCACTGTCGTCGGGTCCTCGGTGCTGCCCGCCGGTACGCAGCTCAGTTCGACGCTGGTGGACCAGGGCTCGCAAGCGGGCGATCTGCTGGGCATCGCCTTGCTGACGCCGCGCGACCCGGCGGCCCCGAGGGTCAACGACGAGCAGCGCGAGACGGTGTTGGCCTCGCTTCGCGAGACCGGATTCCTGTCCTATCCCGACGGTGCTATCGGGGCGGCCGACGCCGCTGTGGTGGTCACCGGCGCCGGACTGGGTGACGACGCGGGTAATCAGGGGGCCACCGTTGCGCGGTTCGCCGCGGCACTGGCGCCGCACGGTTCCGGAGTGGTGCTGGCCGGTCGAGACGGCTCCGCCAGTGGCACCGCCGCCGTCGCCGTGGTGCGGTCCGACCCGAGCTTGAACGCTGTGGTGAGCACCGTCGACGACGTGGGTGTGGAGTCCGGCCGCATCACCACTGTGCTGGGCGTCCAGGATCTGGCGGCCGGTGGCAAACCCGGGCAGTACGGTGTCGGGCAGGGTGCGACGGCGGTCACCGTCACCCAATAG
- a CDS encoding CTP synthase, with protein MHLPSLRKHPQTATKHIFVSGGVVSSLGKGLTASSLGQLLTARGLYVTMQKLDPYLNVDPGTMNPFQHGEVFVTEDGAETDLDVGHYERFLDRDLSGHANVTTGQVYSAVIAKERRGEYLGDTVQVIPHITDEIKNRILAMAVPDANGNRPDVVITEIGGTVGDIESLPFLEAARQVRHEVGRENCFFLHVSLVPYLKPSGELKTKPTQHSVAALRNIGITPDALILRCDRDVPESLKDKIALMCDVDVDGVISTPDAPSIYEIPKVLHREELDAYVIRRLNLPFRDVDWTQWNDLLSRVHDPKETVRIALVGKYIDLSDAYLSVAEALRAGGFKHYTKVEIRWVPSDDCESASGAAAELDDVHGVLIPGGFGIRGIEGKVGAINYARRRGIPVLGLCLGLQCIVIEAARSVGLTEASSAEFDPDTPDPVISTMADQEEIVAGEADLGGTMRLGAYPAVLQKNSIVANAYGAVEVSERHRHRYEVNNAYRDKIAESGLRFSGTSPDGHLVEFVEYPKDVHPFLVGTQAHPELKSRPTRPHPLFAAFIGAAIDYKVAERLPLDTEQHSNGAQLVAESSSHGA; from the coding sequence ATGCACTTGCCATCGTTACGCAAGCACCCGCAAACCGCCACCAAGCACATCTTCGTCAGCGGTGGCGTGGTGTCCTCGCTCGGCAAGGGGCTGACCGCGAGTAGCCTCGGCCAGTTGCTCACCGCGCGGGGTCTGTACGTGACGATGCAGAAGCTCGATCCGTACCTCAACGTCGACCCCGGCACCATGAATCCCTTCCAGCACGGTGAAGTGTTCGTCACCGAGGACGGCGCCGAGACAGACCTCGACGTCGGCCACTACGAGCGCTTCCTGGACCGCGATCTCTCCGGCCATGCCAATGTCACCACGGGCCAGGTGTATTCGGCGGTGATCGCCAAGGAACGCCGCGGTGAGTACCTCGGTGACACCGTGCAGGTCATCCCGCACATCACCGACGAGATCAAGAACCGCATCCTGGCCATGGCTGTGCCGGATGCCAACGGCAACCGCCCGGACGTGGTGATCACCGAGATCGGCGGCACCGTCGGCGACATCGAATCGCTGCCGTTCCTGGAGGCTGCCCGGCAGGTTCGCCACGAGGTGGGGCGGGAGAACTGCTTTTTCCTGCACGTCTCGCTGGTGCCCTACCTCAAGCCCTCGGGTGAGCTGAAGACCAAACCCACGCAGCACTCGGTTGCTGCGTTGCGCAACATCGGTATCACCCCGGACGCGCTGATCCTGCGCTGCGACCGGGACGTGCCGGAGTCGCTGAAGGACAAGATCGCGCTGATGTGCGACGTGGACGTCGACGGTGTCATCTCGACCCCCGATGCGCCGTCCATCTACGAGATCCCCAAGGTGCTGCACCGCGAGGAGCTCGACGCCTACGTGATCCGACGGCTCAACCTACCGTTCCGTGACGTCGACTGGACGCAGTGGAACGACCTGCTGAGCCGGGTGCACGATCCCAAGGAGACCGTGCGAATCGCGTTGGTGGGCAAGTACATCGATCTCTCCGACGCCTACCTTTCGGTGGCCGAGGCTTTGCGTGCCGGTGGCTTCAAGCACTACACCAAGGTCGAGATCCGGTGGGTGCCTTCCGACGACTGCGAATCGGCGTCGGGTGCGGCCGCCGAACTAGACGACGTGCACGGTGTGCTGATCCCCGGCGGTTTCGGCATCCGCGGTATCGAAGGCAAGGTCGGCGCCATCAACTACGCCCGCAGGCGGGGCATCCCGGTGCTCGGATTGTGTCTGGGCCTGCAGTGCATCGTCATCGAGGCGGCGCGCTCGGTAGGGCTCACCGAGGCCAGCTCGGCAGAGTTCGATCCCGACACCCCTGACCCGGTGATCTCCACCATGGCCGACCAGGAGGAGATCGTCGCCGGCGAGGCCGACCTGGGTGGCACCATGCGGCTGGGCGCGTATCCGGCTGTGTTGCAGAAGAATTCGATTGTCGCCAACGCCTATGGTGCCGTCGAGGTGTCCGAGCGGCACCGGCACCGCTACGAGGTCAACAACGCCTATCGAGACAAGATCGCGGAGAGTGGGCTGCGGTTCTCCGGCACCTCACCCGACGGTCATCTCGTCGAGTTCGTCGAGTATCCCAAGGACGTGCATCCGTTCCTGGTCGGCACTCAGGCCCACCCGGAGCTCAAGAGCCGCCCCACTCGGCCGCACCCGTTGTTCGCCGCGTTCATCGGTGCGGCCATCGACTACAAGGTGGCCGAGCGGCTGCCGCTCGACACTGAACAGCATTCCAACGGTGCGCAGTTGGTCGCCGAGTCGTCCTCACATGGCGCCTGA
- a CDS encoding NUDIX domain-containing protein, with protein sequence MAPDHSFATVASETVYTGKIFALRADEVSMPGGGTARREVVEHFGAVAVAALDEQDQIVLVYQYRHPLGRRLWELPAGLLDIDGEDPSLTAQRELVEEAGLAAENWSVLVDVDSAPGFSDESVRLYLATGLRDVERPEAHDEEADMRTERVPLADAVRRVFSGEIVNSLAVAGILAAWAVREGVAQPRPVDAEWVDRPTRFAERVAGR encoded by the coding sequence ATGGCGCCTGACCACAGTTTTGCGACCGTCGCCAGTGAGACGGTGTACACCGGCAAGATCTTCGCGCTGCGCGCCGACGAAGTCAGCATGCCCGGGGGCGGTACGGCCCGCCGCGAGGTGGTGGAGCATTTCGGTGCGGTGGCAGTGGCGGCACTCGACGAGCAGGACCAGATAGTCCTGGTGTATCAGTACCGTCACCCGCTGGGCCGTCGGCTCTGGGAGCTGCCCGCCGGCCTGCTCGACATCGACGGTGAGGACCCGTCTCTCACGGCGCAACGCGAGCTGGTCGAAGAGGCGGGTTTGGCGGCCGAGAACTGGAGTGTGCTCGTCGACGTCGACTCGGCACCGGGATTCAGCGACGAGAGTGTGCGGCTCTATCTGGCCACCGGGCTGCGCGACGTCGAGCGCCCCGAGGCGCATGACGAAGAGGCCGACATGCGCACCGAGCGGGTGCCACTGGCCGACGCGGTGCGGCGGGTGTTCAGCGGTGAGATCGTCAATTCCCTTGCCGTGGCTGGAATCCTCGCGGCGTGGGCGGTGCGCGAGGGCGTAGCGCAACCACGTCCGGTGGACGCTGAATGGGTAGACCGGCCCACCAGGTTCGCCGAGCGCGTGGCCGGCCGATGA
- the xerD gene encoding site-specific tyrosine recombinase XerD, translating into MTTVATSLDHQLQGYLDHLTIERGVAANTLSSYRRDLRRYHEHLTARGIGDLADVTEADVSDFLVELRRGDADSGTVALSAVSAARAVIAVRGLHKFATAEGLTTVDVARAVKPPTPGRRLPKSLSVDEVIALLEGAGGDDASDGPLTLRNRALLELLYSTGARISEAVGLDVDDIDTEARSVLLRGKGGKQRLVPVGRPAVAALDAYLVRGRPDLARRGRGTPAIFLNARGGRLSRQSAWQVLQDSAERAGISAAVSPHTLRHSFATHLLDGGADVRVVQELLGHASVTTTQIYTLVTVHALREVWAGAHPRAR; encoded by the coding sequence ATGACCACCGTCGCGACGTCGCTGGATCATCAGTTGCAGGGGTATCTCGACCACCTGACGATCGAACGCGGTGTCGCGGCCAACACCCTCAGCTCGTACCGCCGAGACCTGCGCCGTTATCACGAACACCTCACCGCCCGGGGAATCGGCGACCTGGCTGACGTCACCGAGGCCGACGTCAGCGACTTCCTGGTGGAACTTCGCCGCGGCGACGCCGATAGCGGGACGGTCGCGCTGTCGGCGGTCTCGGCGGCCCGTGCGGTGATCGCGGTGCGTGGGCTGCACAAGTTCGCCACCGCAGAAGGTCTCACCACCGTCGATGTCGCCAGGGCGGTGAAACCACCCACCCCCGGACGTCGGCTGCCCAAGAGTCTGTCTGTCGACGAGGTGATCGCGCTGCTGGAAGGCGCCGGCGGAGACGACGCCTCCGACGGCCCGCTGACGCTGCGAAATCGGGCTCTGCTGGAACTGCTCTACTCAACCGGCGCCCGTATCTCCGAGGCTGTCGGCCTGGACGTCGACGACATCGACACCGAGGCGCGCTCGGTGCTGCTTCGCGGCAAGGGCGGCAAGCAACGGCTGGTTCCCGTCGGTAGGCCGGCCGTCGCCGCGCTCGACGCCTACCTGGTGCGCGGACGCCCCGACCTGGCGCGGCGCGGGCGCGGCACCCCGGCCATCTTCCTCAACGCCCGCGGTGGTCGGCTGTCCCGGCAAAGCGCCTGGCAGGTGCTCCAGGACTCGGCTGAGCGGGCCGGAATCTCGGCGGCGGTGTCTCCGCACACCCTGCGGCACAGTTTCGCCACCCACCTGCTCGACGGTGGTGCCGACGTCCGCGTCGTCCAGGAACTCCTCGGTCACGCCTCGGTGACCACCACCCAGATCTACACCCTGGTGACCGTGCACGCCCTGCGTGAAGTGTGGGCCGGCGCCCATCCGCGGGCACGCTAG
- a CDS encoding ParA family protein, with protein sequence MSADDTADELPLGLTGRPPRSIPEPAPLNSHGPATVIAMCNQKGGVGKTTSTINLGAALADYGRRVLLVDLDPQGALSAGLGVPHYDLDNTVHNLLVEPRVSIDEVIIKTRVAGLDLVPSNIDLSAAEIQLVNEVGREQTLARALYPVLDRYDYVLIDCQPSLGLLTVNGLACSDGVIIPTECEYFSLRGLALLTDTVAKVHDRLNPRLSISGILITRYDARTVNAREVMARVVERFGDLVFDTVITRTVRFPETSVAGEPITSWAPKSTGAQAYRSLAREVIDRFGT encoded by the coding sequence ATGTCCGCCGACGATACTGCTGACGAGCTGCCGCTCGGCCTCACTGGTCGTCCGCCGCGGTCGATTCCCGAGCCCGCACCGCTGAACAGCCACGGGCCGGCAACGGTCATCGCCATGTGCAACCAGAAGGGTGGCGTCGGCAAGACCACGTCGACGATCAACCTCGGTGCCGCGTTGGCCGACTACGGCCGCCGCGTCCTGCTGGTGGACCTGGACCCCCAGGGCGCGCTGTCGGCAGGACTCGGGGTGCCGCACTACGACCTGGACAACACCGTGCACAACCTGCTGGTGGAGCCGCGGGTGTCCATCGACGAGGTGATCATCAAGACCCGGGTGGCCGGGCTGGACCTGGTGCCCAGCAACATCGACCTGTCCGCCGCGGAGATCCAGCTGGTCAACGAGGTGGGCCGCGAGCAGACCCTGGCCCGTGCGCTGTATCCGGTGCTGGACCGCTACGACTACGTGCTGATCGACTGCCAGCCCTCGCTGGGCCTGTTGACCGTCAACGGGCTGGCCTGCTCCGACGGGGTGATCATCCCCACCGAGTGTGAGTACTTCTCGCTGCGTGGGCTGGCGCTGCTCACCGACACCGTGGCCAAGGTGCATGACCGACTGAACCCGCGGCTGTCCATCAGCGGCATTCTGATCACCCGCTACGACGCCCGCACCGTCAACGCCCGCGAGGTGATGGCAAGGGTGGTCGAGCGGTTCGGCGATCTGGTGTTCGACACCGTGATCACCCGCACCGTGCGCTTCCCCGAGACCAGTGTGGCCGGCGAGCCCATCACCAGTTGGGCGCCGAAATCCACTGGCGCACAAGCGTATCGATCTCTGGCCCGCGAGGTCATCGACCGATTCGGCACGTGA
- a CDS encoding segregation/condensation protein A, producing the protein MRHVSEPQTPEQEDTQAGFKVKLSNFEGPFDLLLQLIFAHRLDVTEVALHQVTDDFIAYTKQFGSQLSLEETTAFLVVAATLLDLKAARLLPAGQVEDDEDMALLEVRDLLFARLLQYRAFKHVAQMFAELEASALRSYPRAVSLEDRFADLLPEVMLGVDGAAFAQIAATAFAPRPVPTVATDHIHYSRVSVPEQAEIMLRFLEQRGSGEWASFGELVADCDTPVQIVGRFLALLELYRARAVAFEQAEPLGVLQVSWTGDSPTSQEIQVDDESAEERDQS; encoded by the coding sequence ATTCGGCACGTGAGCGAGCCTCAGACTCCCGAGCAGGAGGACACCCAGGCCGGATTCAAGGTCAAGCTGAGCAATTTCGAAGGCCCCTTCGATCTGCTGTTGCAGTTGATCTTCGCGCACCGCCTCGACGTCACCGAAGTGGCACTGCACCAGGTCACCGACGACTTCATCGCCTACACCAAGCAGTTCGGGTCCCAGCTCTCCCTCGAGGAGACCACGGCGTTTCTCGTGGTGGCGGCCACGTTGCTGGACCTCAAGGCGGCCCGGCTATTGCCGGCCGGGCAGGTCGAGGACGACGAGGACATGGCGCTGCTGGAAGTGCGCGATCTGCTCTTCGCGCGTCTGCTGCAGTACCGCGCCTTCAAGCACGTCGCGCAGATGTTCGCCGAACTGGAGGCCAGCGCGCTGCGCAGCTACCCGCGCGCAGTGTCGCTGGAGGACCGGTTCGCCGACTTGCTGCCCGAAGTGATGTTGGGTGTCGACGGCGCGGCCTTCGCGCAGATCGCCGCCACGGCCTTCGCCCCGCGACCGGTTCCCACGGTGGCCACCGATCACATCCACTACTCACGGGTGTCGGTCCCTGAACAGGCCGAGATCATGCTGCGCTTTCTCGAGCAGCGCGGGTCCGGGGAATGGGCCAGCTTCGGCGAACTGGTGGCTGACTGTGACACACCGGTGCAGATCGTCGGCCGCTTCCTGGCGCTGCTCGAACTCTACCGAGCCAGGGCGGTAGCATTCGAGCAAGCAGAACCACTTGGTGTGCTCCAGGTTTCATGGACCGGAGACAGCCCGACCAGCCAAGAAATTCAGGTGGACGACGAGTCGGCGGAAGAACGGGATCAATCATGA